The Saliniradius amylolyticus DNA segment AAGAGGACCTGGAACATCAGCAGTCTCAAACGGATTTGCCGGAGAGTCTGGTTTCCCAGTTCATTGATCTCGGTTGGGTTCCTCATTCAAAAGAGCATGAGCAGTATCGCTTTGTTACCAACGACCCTCTGTGCTGGGAGGCGAATCAGCTCGCGTTGCTGAAGGGGATTACGGCCAAGCCTCTTCTGGCCCGAAAAGCCGTCGTTGATGCGCTGGCGGCGAGCATTAAGTCTCAGCAAACTGACAGCAGCACTGATTCGGTGCTGTCTGAACTTGAAGAAGATAAGCTAAGAGAGCTTGCGACAGAAGCGCCCACGGTGAATCTTCTTAACGGGCTGATTGCCAAAGGGGTAAGTTTAGGCGCCTCTGATATGCACATCGAGCCTGAAAAAGGGAAGTTCCGGGTTCGCTATCGAGTGGATGGGGTGTTAAAAAAAGAAAGTTACCTGCCAGCAACATTGCAAATGGCGGTGCTTTCCAGAATTAAGATCCTCGCCAATATGGATATCGCCGAGAAGCGCCGTCCTCAGGACGGAAAAATAGAAACCAAGATATCGAATACCGAGTTGGATATTCGGGTCTCCTCGCTTCCGCTGAGCCAGGGGGAAAGTATTGTGATGCGTTTTCTTAAGAAAGACGCCATCACTTACGATATGAACGTATTGGGTATTACTCCGGATTTACGAGCAAGGATTGAGGAAGACTTGCAGACCACCGCCGGGGTTATCTTACTGACTGGCCCGACGGGCAGTGGTAAAACAACCAGTTTGTATACCTTTTTGCATGAGCTTAACCGCGAAGAGGTGAAAATTATCACACTGGAAGACCCGGTTGAGTATCAACTTCCAGGGATTAATCAGGTGCAAGTGAATGCGGAAATCGGCTTCGATTTTGCCGCGGGATTGAGAAGTATTGTTCGACAGGATCCAGACATCATTATGTTGGGTGAGATCAGGGACAAAATCACGGCACAAATTGCTATGCAGTCGGCACTCACCGGGCATTTGGTTTTCAGTACCGTTCACACCAATGACGCGCCGAGCGCTTATACACGTTTGATTGACCTAGGCGTTGAAGAGTTTTTGCTCAACGCGGCCATCGTGTCAGTGATCGCTCAGCGGCTAGTGCGCAAAGTCTGCTCTCACTGCAGTGAGCCTGTTGCTTTGGAAGCATTGCCGTTGGCTGATCGAGTTCGGGCAATCATCGAAGACTTTCAGGTCGAGTCTCCTAACCTTGTTGCTGCAAGAGGGTGTGAAGAATGCGGACACACGGGCTACAAGGGACGTTTGGCGATCTTGGAATATATGCGCTGCGATGATGACATCCGCAATCTTAATAAAGACGATTACTTTATCCCCAAGGCAAGAGAGATAAATAAAAAACAGGGTGGAAGGACACTCATGGAAGATGGCCTGTTAAAGGCGCTGAGGGGGGAAACTACCGTTGAAGAAGTTCTCAGGGTTTGTGCCTGATGCCAATGTTTAAATATACAGCTTATGATGAGGCGGGCGTTAAGCAGCATGATCAGATTCAGGCCTCCAACGTTGAGGATGCAAAACGAGAGTTAGTAAAG contains these protein-coding regions:
- a CDS encoding GspE/PulE family protein; translated protein: MSLETILQVHFGVSGIDLEKAKAYQAKHGGRLEKILVNIGSISQEQLVDIYAHLLGAQILSEEDLEHQQSQTDLPESLVSQFIDLGWVPHSKEHEQYRFVTNDPLCWEANQLALLKGITAKPLLARKAVVDALAASIKSQQTDSSTDSVLSELEEDKLRELATEAPTVNLLNGLIAKGVSLGASDMHIEPEKGKFRVRYRVDGVLKKESYLPATLQMAVLSRIKILANMDIAEKRRPQDGKIETKISNTELDIRVSSLPLSQGESIVMRFLKKDAITYDMNVLGITPDLRARIEEDLQTTAGVILLTGPTGSGKTTSLYTFLHELNREEVKIITLEDPVEYQLPGINQVQVNAEIGFDFAAGLRSIVRQDPDIIMLGEIRDKITAQIAMQSALTGHLVFSTVHTNDAPSAYTRLIDLGVEEFLLNAAIVSVIAQRLVRKVCSHCSEPVALEALPLADRVRAIIEDFQVESPNLVAARGCEECGHTGYKGRLAILEYMRCDDDIRNLNKDDYFIPKAREINKKQGGRTLMEDGLLKALRGETTVEEVLRVCA